The genomic region CTAGTGATCCGGTGGTCCTGAGTGGAAAGGCCATCGCTCATCGGATAAAAGCTACCCCGGGGATAACAGGCTGATGCCGCCCGAGAGTTCCTATCGACGGCGGCGTTTGGCACCTCGATGTCGGCTCATCGCATCCTGGGGCTGAAGCAGGTCCCAAGGGTTGGTCTGTTCGCCCATTAAAGCGGTACGTGAGCTGGGTTCAGAACGTCGTGAGACAGTTCGGTCCCTATCCACTGTGGGCGCAAGGTATTTGAGGGGAGCCGTCCTTAGTACGAGAGGACCGGGATAGACGAACCGCTAGTGAACCAGTTGTTCCGCCAGGGGCAGAAGCTGGGTAGCCAAGTTCGGTCAGGATAACCGCTGAAGGCATCTAAGCGGGAAGCCGTCCCCGAGATGAGATACCTGATTCTGTAATAGGAAGTAAGGCGTCCGGAAGACGACCGGATAGATAGGCCGGGAGTGTAAGAGGGTAACGCCCTTTGAGCCGACCGGTACTAATACGCCGAGGCCTTAACCTCATAAATCCTTTATAAGCCTTAAAGCATAAGGCATATAAGCTTCCGGTGCCAATGGAGGGGCGGAGACACCCGGTCCCATGCCGAACCCGGCAGTTAAGCGCCCCATCGCCGATGGTACTGCGGAGGGTATCCGTGGGAGAGCAGGTCGGCGCCGGTGTAATTTGAATGAGAGGAAGATGACTACATCTTCCTCTCTTTTTTTTATTGTCTTACTTTACAGTTACAGTGCGGCCAAACGCGTGAAAGCGGGGCCCCTGAAGGGTCCCCGCTTTCGCTGTGGCCTCAAATGTTTTTTCGACTTTTAGAACAGCCCGGAGACCTTTCCGTTTTCGTCGACGTCTATGCCGCAGGCCGCCGGACGTTTCGGAAGGCCGGGCATCGTCATGATGGAGCCCGTTATTGGGATGATGAAGCCCGCTCCCGCCGACAGCCGCACTTCTCTCACCGTCAGCTTGTAGTTCGTCGGACGTCCCTTTTTGTTCGGGTCGTCCGAGATCGACGCCTGGGTCTTCGCCATGCAGACGAGCAGTTCGTCTTTGCCGAGTTCGTGGATTTTCTTGAGGTCTTTTTCCGCTTTGTCGGTGTAGACTACTCCGTCGGCTCCGTATATTTCCGTCGCTATCTTCTCGATTTTTTCTTTCGGACTCTGTTTTTCGTCGTAGAGGTAGTGGAAGGCGTTGGGTTTCTCGCAGGCCTCTATGACTTTTTCCGCCATTTTTATCCCTCCGGCCCCTCCTTTGGCCCAGATGTCGGACTCTACTACCGGAACGCCCAGTCTGGCGCATTTTTCCTGTATGAATTTGAGCTCTTCTTCCGTGTCGGTCGGGAAGGCGTTGAGGGCCACCACTGCGGGCAGGCCGTATGAAAGGATGTTTTCCACGTGTTTCTCAAGGTTGGGGATGCCGGCTTCCAGGGTTTTCATGTCTACTTTGCCGAGCTCTTCTTTTTTGGCTCCGCCGTGCATTTTTAAAGCCCTTATCGTCGCTACTATCACTACCGCCGAGGGCTTGAGGCCGGCTAAGCGGCATTTGATGTCGAGGAATTTTTCCGCTCCGAGGTCGGCGGCGAAGCCGGCTTCCGTTACGAAGTAGTCGGCTAATTTGAGGCCGTATTTCGTGGCCATTACGCTGTTGCAGCCGTGCGCTATGTTGGCGAAGGGGCCGCCGTGGATGAACGCGGGGACGTGTTCGAGCGTCTGTACGAGGTTGGGCTTTATAGCGTCTTTGAGGAGCATGGCCATCGCTCCCTGCGCTTCTAAGTCTTTCGCCGTCACCGGCTTGTCGTCGTAGGTGTAGGCGACGATGATGTTGCCGAGGCGCTCTTTGAGGTCTTCTATTCCCTGCGACAGGCAGAGGATGGCCATGACTTCGGAGGCGACCGTGATGTCGAAGCCGTCTTCGCGCGGGACTCCGTTCGCTTTGCCTCCAAGCCCTATGACTATGCTGCGCAGCGACCTGTCGTTCATGTCGAGCACGCGCCTGAATTCTATCCTGCGCGGGTCTATATTGAGGGGGTTGCCCTGCTGTACGGAGTTGTCGAGCATCGCGGCGAGCAGGTTGTGCGCCGAGGTGACGGCATGGAAGTCTCCCGTGAAGTGGACGTTTATGTCTTCCATCGGCACGACCTGGCTGTAGCCGCCTCCGGCCGCTCCTCCCTTTATGCCGAAGACCGGGCCGAGCGACGGCTCGCGCAGCGCGAGCGTCGCCTTCTTGCCGAGCTTGGCAAGGGCCTGCGCGAGGCCGACGGAGGTGGTCGTCTTGCCTTCCCCCGCCGGGGTCGGCGTGATCGCGGTGACGAGGATGAGTTTGCCGTCCTCCCTCTCCTTGATCTTTTCCCAGAGGTCGAAGGTCACCTTGGCCTTGTACCTGCCGTAGAGTTCAAGATCGTCCTCCGCTATGCCGAGCTTCTTCGCCACTTCCGTTATCGGCTCCATCTGCGTACGCTGCGCTATTTCGATATCGCTGAGATATGACATTCATACACGCTCCCTGAATTTTGTATTTAAAGCAGCGCCCCTTTTGGGCGCAAAATCTGTCCTCAACAATTAACTGTTTTAACAGTTTATCACACTTACCGTAAAATGACAGCTCTTTTTTTGTAAATGTTAATATATGCCCCGAACAATTATACTAATTTGAAGATAAATTTTTACCACGCCCCTCCATCGGAACTTTATCACAAGTATAACTCCGAGTCAAAATCTTTGCATCAATATTTCATCAATAAACGACAAAAAGCGTCAAAAGCTCAAAAG from Synergistes jonesii harbors:
- a CDS encoding formate--tetrahydrofolate ligase, which produces MSYLSDIEIAQRTQMEPITEVAKKLGIAEDDLELYGRYKAKVTFDLWEKIKEREDGKLILVTAITPTPAGEGKTTTSVGLAQALAKLGKKATLALREPSLGPVFGIKGGAAGGGYSQVVPMEDINVHFTGDFHAVTSAHNLLAAMLDNSVQQGNPLNIDPRRIEFRRVLDMNDRSLRSIVIGLGGKANGVPREDGFDITVASEVMAILCLSQGIEDLKERLGNIIVAYTYDDKPVTAKDLEAQGAMAMLLKDAIKPNLVQTLEHVPAFIHGGPFANIAHGCNSVMATKYGLKLADYFVTEAGFAADLGAEKFLDIKCRLAGLKPSAVVIVATIRALKMHGGAKKEELGKVDMKTLEAGIPNLEKHVENILSYGLPAVVALNAFPTDTEEELKFIQEKCARLGVPVVESDIWAKGGAGGIKMAEKVIEACEKPNAFHYLYDEKQSPKEKIEKIATEIYGADGVVYTDKAEKDLKKIHELGKDELLVCMAKTQASISDDPNKKGRPTNYKLTVREVRLSAGAGFIIPITGSIMTMPGLPKRPAACGIDVDENGKVSGLF